GGCTCCAGAGCACCTCGCGCTTGCCGAGCCCCTTGGCGCGCGCGGTGCGGACGAAATCCTCGCGCAAGACTTCGAGCACCGCCGAGCGCGTGACGCGAGCGAGGATCGCGGCCTGCACCACAGCGAGCGAGATCGCCGGCAGCAGCAGCGATTTGACGCCGGGCCAGATGCCGTCGTCCCAGCCGGCAAAGCCGCCTGCCGAGAGCCATCGCAGCTTCACCGAGAACAGCAGGATCAGGAGAATGGCGAACCAGAAGTTCGGCAGCGCGATGCCGACCTGGGTCAGCGACATCACGCCGACATCGCCGAGCCTGTTGTGATTGGCCGCGGTGTAGATGCCGGCGGAAAGCGCGAGCGTCACCGTGATCAGCATGGACATGATCGCAAGCGGAATGGTCAGCACCAAACGCTCCGCGATCAGGCCGGCGACGGGCGTGCCGTAGACGTAGCTGTTGCCGAGGTCGCCCACCGCCATGCCCTTGATCCATTGCAGGTAGCGCACCGTGAGCGGCTGATCGAGGCCG
This region of Bradyrhizobium sp. CCGUVB1N3 genomic DNA includes:
- a CDS encoding ABC transporter permease; this translates as MSVFVLRRLVTLLATLVGASLIIFLVLDALPGNAAQMLMGADASPDAVRALTIKLGLDQPLTVRYLQWIKGMAVGDLGNSYVYGTPVAGLIAERLVLTIPLAIMSMLITVTLALSAGIYTAANHNRLGDVGVMSLTQVGIALPNFWFAILLILLFSVKLRWLSAGGFAGWDDGIWPGVKSLLLPAISLAVVQAAILARVTRSAVLEVLREDFVRTARAKGLGKREVLWSHVLRNAMIPVMTVMGLQFANLLAGTIVIENVFYLPGLGRLIFQSIANRDLIVVRNCVMLLAAMVVIVNFVVDVLYAFIDPRIKVHDL